Proteins from a genomic interval of Pseudomonas versuta:
- a CDS encoding lytic murein transglycosylase, whose translation MPLSHKRGWPMRQLIAVSSVILLVACAEKPTAADAQPLPETPAAPVATTSAPIADMPVIAPAQSFSEWQANFRTQALKAGIRPEVFDNAFSGITPDMSVIKADRSQPEFSRPVWEYLDGALSPLRVRNGQRLLEQNAELLSQIEQLYGVDRQALVSVWGMESNFGTFQGNKSVIRSLATLAYEGRRPEFAQSQLIAALKIIQEGDISPDKMLGSWAGAMGQTQFIPTTYETHAVDFDGDGRRDIWNSSADALASTAHYLQSSGWKQGQPWGFEVRLPAGFDYALADGAVRKSVSEWQKLGVSLPGSASLPAGSEELSATLLVPAGYRGPAFLVLDNFRAILRYNNSSSYALAVGLLSERFNGGGVILGEWPKDDRPLSRSERIELQTLLSQRNYDAGNADGIIGANTRKAIRSAQQALGWPADGYPSHKLLESLRNQ comes from the coding sequence CGTGGTTGGCCGATGCGCCAACTGATCGCTGTTTCCAGCGTCATTCTTCTAGTCGCCTGCGCAGAAAAACCGACCGCAGCCGATGCCCAGCCCCTGCCTGAAACGCCCGCTGCTCCAGTGGCGACCACCAGCGCGCCAATTGCCGATATGCCCGTCATTGCGCCCGCTCAGAGTTTCAGCGAGTGGCAAGCCAACTTCCGCACGCAGGCGCTCAAGGCCGGGATCCGCCCCGAGGTGTTCGATAACGCCTTCAGCGGTATCACCCCCGATATGAGCGTGATCAAGGCCGATCGCAGCCAGCCCGAATTCAGCCGCCCGGTGTGGGAATACCTCGACGGGGCGCTATCACCATTGCGCGTACGTAATGGCCAGCGTCTGCTGGAGCAAAACGCCGAACTGCTAAGCCAGATCGAGCAACTTTATGGTGTCGATCGCCAAGCCCTGGTTTCGGTATGGGGCATGGAAAGCAACTTCGGCACGTTCCAGGGCAACAAGTCCGTGATTCGCTCGCTGGCCACCCTGGCCTACGAAGGACGCCGCCCAGAATTTGCGCAAAGCCAGTTGATTGCCGCGCTGAAAATCATTCAGGAAGGCGATATATCCCCCGACAAAATGCTCGGTTCCTGGGCTGGCGCAATGGGCCAGACCCAATTCATCCCCACCACCTACGAAACCCACGCCGTGGACTTTGATGGCGATGGCCGCCGGGATATCTGGAACAGTTCGGCTGATGCCCTGGCATCGACTGCGCACTACCTGCAGAGCTCCGGCTGGAAGCAAGGCCAGCCATGGGGCTTTGAGGTCCGACTGCCCGCCGGCTTTGACTACGCTCTGGCTGATGGCGCTGTAAGAAAAAGCGTCAGCGAATGGCAGAAGCTGGGAGTTTCACTGCCCGGCAGCGCCAGCTTGCCTGCTGGCTCTGAAGAGTTGAGCGCTACCCTGTTGGTGCCCGCCGGCTACCGTGGCCCGGCCTTCTTGGTGCTGGATAACTTCCGCGCCATTCTGCGCTACAACAACTCATCGTCCTATGCACTGGCCGTGGGCCTGCTGTCCGAGCGCTTCAACGGTGGCGGGGTTATTTTGGGCGAGTGGCCAAAAGATGACCGACCGTTGAGCCGTTCCGAGCGTATCGAACTGCAAACCCTGCTCAGCCAACGCAACTACGATGCCGGCAATGCCGATGGCATCATTGGCGCCAACACCCGCAAAGCTATCCGCAGCGCGCAGCAAGCCCTGGGCTGGCCGGCAGATGGCTACCCGTCGCACAAATTGCTTGAGAGTTTGCGTAACCAGTAA
- a CDS encoding S66 peptidase family protein, producing the protein MNRRLTAQVSYKAHSAVPALPTGGVIALIAPAGPAELDLKRASEWMATRGYELRVFPGVWEKDGYLAGSDAVRLRDLHDAFADDSIDAIFCLRGGYGSPRLLDGIDFELLRRHPKPFAGYSDITALHLAITRYAGFVTFHGAMLNADLLGNKQQPTESSLLRMLSGQQPSVLEHPAAFPLTTLAPGCASGRLLGGNLSMICATIGTAFELDDEGIILFIEDVNEPLYRVDRLLTHLRLAGKLNRLRGVLVGDFAGVETVGLQRLLKQELGPLGIPVLAGWRSGHCDPNLTLPLGAVVRLDADKQQLVLEQHVVI; encoded by the coding sequence ATGAACAGGCGGCTCACCGCGCAGGTGTCTTACAAGGCCCACAGCGCGGTACCCGCGCTCCCTACTGGCGGGGTGATCGCCCTGATCGCCCCGGCTGGTCCCGCTGAACTGGATCTCAAACGCGCCAGCGAATGGATGGCCACCCGCGGCTATGAGCTGCGCGTGTTTCCGGGCGTGTGGGAAAAGGACGGCTATCTTGCAGGTTCAGACGCAGTTCGCTTGCGTGATTTGCATGACGCATTTGCGGACGACAGCATTGATGCGATTTTCTGCTTGCGCGGAGGTTATGGTAGCCCGCGCTTGCTTGACGGTATCGATTTTGAGCTCCTGCGTCGCCATCCCAAGCCTTTTGCAGGGTACAGCGACATCACGGCGCTGCATCTGGCGATCACCCGTTACGCAGGCTTTGTGACCTTTCACGGGGCAATGCTTAACGCGGACTTGCTGGGTAACAAACAGCAACCGACCGAATCCTCCCTGTTGCGCATGCTCAGCGGGCAACAACCCTCTGTGCTTGAGCATCCGGCAGCATTTCCTCTGACCACCCTGGCTCCTGGCTGCGCCAGTGGCCGTCTGCTGGGCGGTAACCTGTCGATGATCTGCGCCACCATCGGCACTGCGTTTGAACTGGATGACGAAGGCATCATCCTGTTTATCGAAGACGTCAATGAGCCGCTATACCGGGTCGATCGCCTGCTAACGCACTTGCGTCTGGCGGGTAAATTGAATCGGCTGCGGGGTGTTCTGGTGGGGGATTTTGCCGGGGTTGAAACGGTGGGCCTGCAGCGGTTGCTCAAGCAGGAACTGGGGCCTCTGGGCATACCGGTACTGGCTGGCTGGCGTAGCGGGCATTGCGATCCGAACCTGACGTTGCCGTTGGGTGCCGTGGTCAGGCTGGATGCGGATAAACAGCAGTTGGTGCTGGAACAGCACGTCGTAATTTAA